Proteins co-encoded in one Gossypium arboreum isolate Shixiya-1 chromosome 11, ASM2569848v2, whole genome shotgun sequence genomic window:
- the LOC108473873 gene encoding uncharacterized protein LOC108473873 — translation MGGVTSSIAAKFAFFPPNPPSYRVLEDELCAGQLYIPEVPRRDSVNVLKLRTRRGNDIVAVHIKHPKASATLLYSHGNAADLGQMFELFVELCNRLRVNLMGYDYSGYGQSTGKPTECNTYADIDAAYKCLKEEYGVKDEQLILYGQSVGSGPTVDLASRLPNLRGVVLHSPILSGMRVLYPVKRTYWFDIYKNIDKIGAVNCQVLVIHGTADEVVDCSHGKQLWELCKNKYDPLWVNGGGHCNLELYPEFIRHLKKFVLSLHKSKAATNGSEKIAVNSDNQTKPPDGGTSDTFKLDADLPEVSRNSLDSRLEKSKKSNKPEKSRMSTDRVDRFRRKKGLVW, via the exons ATGGGAGGAGTAACGTCTTCGATTGCCGCGAAATTTGCGTTCTTCCCGCCAAATCCGCCGTCATATAGAGTGCTAGAGGACGAGTTATGCGCTGGTCAGCTTTACATACCAGAGGTACCGAGGAGGGACAGTGTCAACGTCTTGAAGCTACGCACGCGCCGCGGGAACGACATCGTCGCCGTCCATATAAAACACCCCAAGGCTTCCGCTACTCTCTTGTATTCTCATGGAAATGCCGCTGATTTAGGACAAATGTTTGAGCTTTTCGTCGAGTTGTGTAATCGCTTGCGGGTTAATCTTATGgg GTATGATTATTCTGGCTATGGACAATCAACTGGAAAG CCAACAGAGTGTAATACATATGCAGACATAGATGCAGCTTATAAGTGCCTTAAGGAAGAGTATGGAGTTAAAGATGAACAGTTAATATTGTATGGTCAGTCAGTTGGTAGTGGACCTACAGTTGATCTTGCTTCTCGTTTGCCGAACTTGAGAGGCGTTGTTCTTCATAGCCCAATTTTGTCTGGCATGAGAGTATTGTACCCTGTCAAAAGGACATACTGGTTTGACATTTATAAG AATATTGACAAAATTGGAGCAGTGAACTGTCAGGTTTTGGTAATTCAT GGGACAGCTGATGAAGTGGTTGATTGTTCCCATGGTAAACAGCTTTGGGAGCTTTGCAAGAATAAGTACGATCCTTTATGGGTAAACGGAGGAGGACATTGCAATCTGGAGCTCTACCCAGAATTCATTAGACATTTGAAGAAATTTGTACTGTCTCTACATAAATCAAAAGCAGCCACAAATGGTTCTGAAAAAATAGCGGTGAACTCTGACAATCAGACAAAACCACCTGATGGTGGAACTTCGGATACTTTTAAACTGGATGCTGACCTTCCAGAAGTTTCTAGAAACAGCTTAGATAGTCGACTGGAGAAGTCTAAGAAGTCAAATAAGCCTGAGAAGTCTCGAATGAGCACAGACCGTGTTGATAGGTTTAGACGAAAAAAGGGCTTAGTTTGGTGA